A single Xylanimonas cellulosilytica DSM 15894 DNA region contains:
- a CDS encoding GTPase: MSRIDLAGRTAALETAVREATGRLDGPLLDDAHRVITRARERGGLSAEHTVVALAGATGSGKSSVFNAVAGSDLATPGVRRPTTSHALAAIWGPGADPLLDWLDVPTRHELPTGPIRGEDTDSTDRAVEPAPNPRTAGTPARGIAGLFRKHRTPVGITTGLVLLDLPDHDSVVVEHRVRAERLVERADLLVWVVDPQKYADAALHERYLRPLAGRSEIVVVVLNQVDRLAAADAEAMRADLERLVVADGLGGARVLTVSAKTGEGIDQLRGLLAEAAQRREAATTRLALDERAVAARLVAACGRTPSERVSEKAKTGLYAALEDAAGVPVVAEAVRRSALKDAHAATGWPLTRWAGRLRPDPLRRLGLRPDTLRIAADRPDLAVTSLPTARPGVRAAAATAVRAYVDQMTAGAPDPWVLSARRRAQEGLDRLPDALDQAVAGTRLEAGKRPLWWRLVGALQWLVLAAAVAGLLWLGLAFVLSYFQLPPLPTPVLTVGGESWGASGDGVDVPWGTVLVVVGVVAGLLLAAVSRLCAGVGARRRATRARKRLRESVVRVADELVWLPVADETIALTRARTAAVIAAS; encoded by the coding sequence ATGAGCCGCATCGACCTGGCCGGGCGCACCGCCGCCCTCGAGACCGCCGTCCGCGAGGCCACCGGCCGCCTCGACGGCCCCCTGCTCGACGACGCCCACCGCGTGATCACCCGCGCCCGCGAACGCGGCGGCCTCTCCGCCGAGCACACCGTCGTGGCGCTCGCGGGGGCCACCGGCTCGGGCAAGTCGAGCGTCTTCAACGCCGTCGCCGGCTCCGACCTCGCGACCCCCGGGGTGCGCCGCCCGACGACGTCGCACGCGCTGGCCGCGATCTGGGGCCCGGGGGCCGACCCGCTCCTCGACTGGCTGGACGTGCCGACCCGGCACGAGCTGCCGACCGGCCCGATTCGTGGGGAAGATACCGATTCGACGGATCGGGCCGTCGAACCGGCACCGAATCCACGAACCGCCGGGACACCTGCGCGCGGGATCGCAGGCCTGTTCCGCAAGCACCGCACCCCCGTGGGCATCACGACCGGGCTCGTGCTGCTCGACCTGCCCGACCACGACTCCGTCGTCGTCGAGCACCGGGTGCGTGCCGAGCGGCTCGTCGAACGCGCGGACCTGCTCGTCTGGGTGGTGGACCCGCAGAAGTACGCCGACGCCGCCCTGCACGAGCGATACCTGCGCCCGCTCGCGGGGCGCTCCGAAATCGTCGTCGTCGTGCTCAACCAGGTGGACCGGCTGGCCGCAGCCGACGCCGAGGCGATGCGTGCCGACCTCGAACGGCTCGTGGTGGCCGACGGGCTCGGCGGGGCACGCGTCCTGACCGTGTCCGCGAAGACGGGGGAGGGGATCGACCAGCTCCGCGGGCTGCTGGCCGAGGCCGCCCAGCGGCGCGAGGCGGCCACGACCCGGCTCGCCCTGGACGAGCGCGCCGTCGCGGCACGCCTGGTGGCCGCGTGCGGGCGGACGCCGTCGGAGCGGGTGTCGGAGAAGGCGAAGACCGGGCTGTACGCCGCGCTGGAGGACGCCGCGGGCGTGCCCGTGGTCGCCGAGGCGGTGCGCAGGTCGGCGCTCAAGGACGCCCACGCGGCGACCGGATGGCCGCTGACCCGCTGGGCGGGGCGGCTGCGCCCCGACCCGCTGCGCCGCCTCGGGCTGCGCCCGGACACGCTGCGGATCGCCGCGGACCGCCCGGACCTGGCGGTCACCTCGCTGCCGACCGCGCGCCCCGGCGTGCGTGCCGCCGCCGCGACCGCGGTGCGGGCCTACGTGGACCAGATGACGGCCGGTGCGCCCGACCCGTGGGTGCTGTCCGCCCGACGCCGCGCGCAGGAAGGACTCGACCGGTTGCCCGACGCCCTCGACCAGGCCGTGGCCGGCACCCGCCTCGAGGCCGGGAAACGGCCCCTGTGGTGGCGGCTCGTGGGCGCGCTCCAGTGGCTGGTGCTCGCCGCCGCGGTGGCGGGCCTGCTGTGGCTGGGCCTCGCGTTCGTGCTCTCGTACTTCCAGCTGCCGCCCCTGCCGACGCCGGTGCTCACCGTGGGCGGCGAGTCCTGGGGCGCCTCGGGCGACGGCGTGGACGTGCCGTGGGGCACGGTGCTGGTGGTGGTCGGTGTGGTCGCGGGCCTGCTGCTGGCTGCCGTGTCGCGGCTCTGCGCGGGGGTGGGCGCCCGCCGCCGCGCCACCCGCGCCCGCAAGCGGTTGCGCGAGTCCGTGGTGCGCGTGGCGGACGAGCTGGTGTGGCTCCCCGTCGCCGACGAGACCATCGCCCTGACCCGAGCCCGCACGGCCGCGGTGATCGCCGCGTCGTGA
- a CDS encoding GntR family transcriptional regulator, whose amino-acid sequence MIVHVDPASPVPVFEQLRGQIERLVVAGTLAPGTPLPTIRDLATDLGLARGTVARVYDELARDGLVEAQGRRGTRVLGPGRRRPDAAARAAELAAAADAFAVVVRQLGADDAAAHATLDAALGRLGPPPSGG is encoded by the coding sequence GTGATCGTCCACGTCGACCCCGCCTCCCCGGTCCCCGTCTTCGAGCAGCTCCGCGGTCAGATCGAACGGCTGGTCGTCGCGGGCACGCTCGCCCCCGGCACTCCGCTGCCGACGATCCGCGACCTCGCCACCGACCTCGGCCTCGCCCGCGGGACGGTCGCCCGGGTCTACGACGAGCTCGCCCGCGACGGCCTGGTCGAGGCGCAGGGTCGCCGTGGCACGCGGGTGCTCGGCCCTGGCCGCCGTCGTCCCGACGCCGCCGCACGCGCCGCCGAGCTCGCCGCCGCGGCCGACGCGTTCGCCGTCGTCGTCCGCCAGCTCGGGGCCGACGACGCCGCGGCGCACGCCACGCTCGACGCCGCGCTGGGCAGGCTGGGACCACCGCCCTCCGGTGGTTGA
- a CDS encoding acyl-CoA thioesterase, with product MTRLHVPVHTRWSDLDAYQHVNNVEMFRLLEEARITAFWRHSPDEVGEDWPTAILETGPHAPSHTFVAGQQIEYLRPLGFTRTPVRVELWIGTIGSASLQVCYEVHDGAPGGFPRTGPASGADPYVRASTTIVVVDAATGRPRRITDDERAAWHEFEEAPVAFRR from the coding sequence GTGACCCGACTCCACGTGCCCGTCCACACCCGCTGGTCCGACCTGGACGCGTATCAGCACGTCAACAACGTCGAGATGTTCCGCCTGCTGGAGGAGGCGCGCATCACGGCGTTCTGGCGGCACTCGCCCGACGAGGTGGGGGAGGACTGGCCCACCGCCATCCTCGAGACCGGCCCGCACGCCCCGTCCCACACCTTCGTCGCCGGGCAGCAGATCGAGTACCTGCGCCCGCTCGGGTTCACGCGCACCCCCGTGCGGGTCGAGCTGTGGATCGGCACCATCGGCAGCGCCAGCCTCCAGGTCTGCTACGAGGTGCACGACGGCGCACCCGGCGGGTTCCCGCGCACCGGCCCGGCCAGCGGCGCCGACCCCTACGTGCGCGCCTCGACCACGATCGTCGTCGTCGACGCCGCCACGGGCCGGCCCCGCCGGATCACCGACGACGAGCGCGCCGCCTGGCACGAGTTCGAGGAGGCGCCGGTCGCGTTCCGGCGCTGA
- a CDS encoding DNA topoisomerase IB has protein sequence MPRLRRVSASAPGFGRRRAGRGWVYLDVDGVPLRDEAALARCRRLAIPPAWREVWICRYPDGHLQAFGRDDAGRGQYLYHEEWTQRRRRRKHDHVLEVAARLPAARRRVARALAEPGLGPLRVAALAFRLLDLAYFRAGGEIYATKHRSFGLATIRKEHVVVGAEGTVRFRYPAKSGQIREVEVDDPVVAELVAAMKRRRGGTDLLAWRNGDGSWHDVTSADVQAAVKEQLGPEATPKDFRTWHATVLAARALADAGLPPRSDRARRHVVAGVVRDVAEELGNTPAVARASYIDPRLVDLWEHGETIGPTRTHAAAERAVLRLLGG, from the coding sequence ATGCCCCGCCTGCGTCGTGTGTCCGCCTCGGCCCCCGGGTTCGGGCGGCGGCGTGCGGGGCGCGGCTGGGTGTATCTCGACGTCGACGGCGTGCCGTTGCGGGACGAGGCCGCGCTCGCCCGCTGCCGTCGGCTGGCGATCCCGCCCGCGTGGCGCGAGGTGTGGATCTGCCGGTACCCGGACGGTCACCTGCAGGCGTTCGGCCGTGACGACGCCGGACGCGGCCAGTACCTGTACCACGAGGAGTGGACGCAGCGACGACGACGACGCAAGCACGACCACGTGCTGGAGGTTGCGGCGCGGTTGCCTGCGGCCCGGCGCCGCGTGGCCCGGGCGCTCGCCGAGCCGGGCCTCGGCCCTCTGAGGGTGGCGGCGCTGGCCTTCCGGCTGCTCGACCTGGCGTACTTCCGTGCGGGCGGCGAGATCTACGCGACGAAGCACCGCAGCTTCGGCCTGGCGACCATCCGCAAGGAGCACGTGGTCGTGGGTGCGGAAGGGACCGTCCGCTTCCGGTACCCGGCCAAGAGCGGCCAGATCCGCGAGGTCGAGGTCGACGATCCCGTGGTGGCCGAGCTGGTCGCTGCGATGAAGCGTCGGCGGGGCGGCACGGACCTGCTCGCGTGGCGCAACGGCGACGGGTCGTGGCACGACGTCACGAGCGCGGACGTGCAGGCCGCCGTCAAGGAGCAGCTCGGCCCGGAGGCGACGCCCAAGGACTTCCGCACCTGGCACGCGACGGTGCTCGCGGCGCGCGCGCTCGCGGACGCGGGACTGCCGCCGCGCTCGGACCGCGCACGCCGGCACGTGGTGGCCGGTGTGGTGCGCGACGTCGCCGAGGAGCTCGGCAACACCCCGGCGGTGGCGCGGGCGTCGTACATCGACCCGCGGCTGGTGGACCTGTGGGAGCACGGCGAGACGATCGGCCCGACCCGCACCCACGCGGCGGCGGAGCGCGCGGTGCTGCGGCTGCTGGGTGGGTGA
- a CDS encoding acyl-CoA thioesterase gives MTEQLTRPDALDRLLAVLDLREIEGWGPRGEDDVWRGDSVPGLGNRAYGGQVLAQAVVACGRTVDAERAPHSMHAYFLREGALDVPIDFAVERLRDGRSFSARRTHAIQNNKPILSLTVSFQEDQPGYDYQRSAPDDVPAPEDVRSAFDELGGIDHPAARWWSVDSAFELAHVGGSLFLRPDAAPSDRQMVWVRARHELPTDDRLLHRALLAYACDQVMLEPALRGAGKSWQDVGAGVPMASLDHAMWWHRDARVDDWLLFVQEAPTAQGGRALGFARVYTRDGVLVASIAQEGMVRLPA, from the coding sequence ATGACGGAACAGCTCACCCGGCCCGACGCCCTCGACCGGCTTCTCGCGGTCCTCGACCTGCGCGAGATCGAGGGTTGGGGGCCGCGCGGCGAGGACGACGTGTGGCGCGGCGACTCCGTCCCGGGCCTCGGCAACCGTGCCTACGGCGGCCAGGTGCTCGCGCAGGCGGTCGTCGCCTGCGGCAGGACGGTCGACGCCGAGCGCGCACCGCACTCGATGCACGCCTACTTCCTGCGCGAGGGTGCCCTCGACGTGCCGATCGACTTCGCCGTCGAACGCCTCCGGGACGGCCGTTCCTTCTCGGCCCGCCGCACGCACGCGATCCAGAACAACAAGCCGATCCTGTCGCTGACGGTCTCCTTCCAGGAGGACCAGCCGGGCTACGACTACCAGCGGTCCGCGCCCGACGACGTCCCCGCTCCCGAGGATGTGCGCAGCGCGTTCGACGAGCTCGGCGGGATCGACCACCCGGCGGCGCGCTGGTGGTCGGTGGACTCGGCGTTCGAGCTGGCCCACGTGGGCGGCTCCCTGTTCCTGCGGCCCGACGCTGCGCCGTCGGACCGCCAGATGGTGTGGGTGCGGGCCCGGCACGAGCTGCCGACGGACGACCGGCTGCTGCACCGCGCGCTGCTCGCGTACGCGTGCGACCAGGTGATGCTGGAGCCGGCGCTGCGCGGGGCCGGGAAGTCGTGGCAGGACGTGGGCGCCGGCGTGCCGATGGCGAGCCTCGACCACGCCATGTGGTGGCACCGCGACGCACGCGTCGACGACTGGCTGCTGTTCGTCCAGGAGGCGCCGACGGCGCAGGGCGGCCGTGCGCTGGGCTTCGCCCGCGTGTACACGCGGGACGGGGTGCTGGTGGCGTCGATCGCCCAGGAGGGCATGGTCCGGCTGCCCGCCTGA
- a CDS encoding globin yields the protein MIPGTFFDAVGGHATFVRLVDRFYEGVAGDDVLRAMYPEEDLGPAKERLTLFLEQYWGGPTTYSEQRGHPRLRMRHAPYKVNPDARDRWLAHMRDAVASLGLAPMHESQLWDYLERAAHSLINTFEG from the coding sequence GTGATTCCTGGCACGTTCTTCGACGCCGTCGGCGGGCACGCGACGTTCGTGCGGCTGGTGGACCGGTTCTACGAGGGTGTCGCGGGCGACGACGTGCTGCGCGCGATGTACCCCGAGGAGGATCTGGGTCCGGCCAAGGAGCGCCTCACCCTGTTCCTCGAGCAGTACTGGGGCGGCCCGACGACGTACTCGGAACAGCGCGGGCACCCCCGGCTGCGGATGCGGCACGCGCCCTACAAGGTCAACCCGGACGCCCGCGACCGCTGGCTGGCGCACATGCGCGACGCCGTCGCCTCGCTCGGCCTGGCACCGATGCACGAGTCCCAGCTGTGGGACTACCTGGAGCGGGCGGCCCACTCGCTGATCAATACCTTCGAGGGATGA
- a CDS encoding glucose PTS transporter subunit EIIB: protein MTKADQILAALGGTTNVVELEPCITRLRVQVTDPALVDEPRLKQSGAFGVVRSGRVIQVIVGPEADDLAAEMDALRA, encoded by the coding sequence ATGACGAAGGCTGACCAGATCCTCGCGGCGCTCGGCGGCACCACGAACGTCGTCGAGCTCGAACCGTGCATCACACGGCTGCGTGTGCAGGTCACGGACCCCGCGTTGGTCGACGAGCCCCGGCTCAAGCAGTCCGGCGCGTTCGGCGTCGTGCGCTCCGGCCGCGTCATCCAGGTGATCGTCGGCCCGGAGGCCGACGACCTCGCCGCAGAGATGGACGCGCTGCGCGCCTAG
- a CDS encoding mechanosensitive ion channel family protein: MTDLASIPLTLARLGSTTPDPGSTPEIVRLGEEKASAFWEWFTGWPLQVLIVLAVGLIVLALVRRLIGHVTERIANGYHRAYVLAEEAGGAEGKRVRARKILVEDTLGLVSPEVKQRRSRRARTVGSVLTSAATIVIMTAMALFILGAVGAEKIVGYLVGTAGVVAVAVGFGAQSLVRDFLSGLFILIEDQYGVGDEVDLGAGAVGVVEKMDLRLTHVRSFDGTLWHVRNGEILRAGNHTQQWARAVAEIKVPVGSDIATVRAALGRAVDIVQSDDTLAGDLLETPSVRGVDAITEGSYTFTMHTRVRPGTDGEVMRALLVAAYAQLRDAGIIVTTAAPDA; encoded by the coding sequence GTGACGGACCTCGCCTCGATCCCCCTGACCCTCGCCCGCCTCGGCTCCACGACCCCGGACCCGGGCTCGACGCCCGAGATCGTCCGCCTCGGCGAGGAGAAGGCCTCCGCGTTCTGGGAGTGGTTCACCGGCTGGCCGCTGCAGGTGCTCATCGTGCTCGCCGTCGGGCTGATCGTGCTCGCGCTGGTGCGCCGCCTCATCGGGCACGTGACCGAGCGCATCGCCAACGGGTACCACCGCGCCTACGTGCTGGCGGAGGAGGCCGGCGGGGCGGAGGGCAAGCGCGTGCGCGCGCGCAAGATCCTCGTCGAGGACACGCTCGGCCTGGTCAGCCCCGAGGTCAAGCAGCGGCGGTCGCGGCGCGCCCGCACGGTCGGGTCGGTGCTGACCTCGGCCGCGACCATCGTCATCATGACCGCGATGGCGCTGTTCATCCTGGGCGCCGTCGGTGCGGAGAAGATCGTCGGGTACCTCGTGGGCACGGCGGGCGTCGTCGCCGTCGCGGTCGGTTTCGGCGCCCAGTCCCTCGTCCGCGACTTCCTGTCGGGCCTGTTCATCCTCATCGAGGACCAGTACGGCGTCGGCGACGAGGTCGACCTCGGGGCGGGCGCCGTCGGCGTCGTCGAGAAGATGGACCTGCGGCTGACGCACGTGCGCAGCTTCGACGGCACCCTGTGGCACGTGCGCAACGGCGAGATCCTGCGCGCCGGCAACCACACCCAGCAGTGGGCGCGGGCGGTGGCGGAGATCAAGGTGCCCGTGGGCTCGGACATCGCCACGGTGCGGGCGGCGCTGGGCCGCGCCGTCGACATCGTGCAGTCCGACGACACGCTGGCGGGCGATCTGCTGGAGACCCCGAGCGTGCGGGGCGTCGACGCCATCACCGAGGGCTCCTACACGTTCACGATGCACACCCGGGTGCGGCCGGGCACGGACGGCGAGGTGATGCGTGCGCTGCTCGTGGCCGCCTACGCGCAGCTCCGCGACGCGGGGATCATCGTGACCACGGCCGCCCCCGACGCCTGA
- the malQ gene encoding 4-alpha-glucanotransferase, with amino-acid sequence MTQTTPPDEIPAELRELSHVHGVRTEFYGFDGTPVQVRASTLVAVLEALGVPATTRNQVQMSLALARDDEWRQALPPTVVVRQGIDATVPVHVTDGSTVQVWVELDGAEPLAARRGHRERRDLPQVEHYVEPRMVDGRRIGRATFAVPADLPLGWHTLHATSDGAEAKTTLVVTPQRLTLPPAVEQGQVWGLLVQLYSVRSRTSWGLGDLADLADIAWLAAHRGGADFVAINPLAAAEPTVPMTPSPYLPTSRRFLNPIYVRVEDILETAYLSAADRSLVEWAAEPVRDRATDPGPIDRDAVWEAKKAALEVVFTAPRRAARQAAYEEFVTEQGAGLRDFATWCAITEHLAGKDWPRELSTPDAPAVRALRERLRERVEFHMWLQWVADEQKTVAQRTAREAGMKIGIMHDLAVGVHPEGADAWANGAYLARGVEVGAPPDMYNQQGQNWSQPPWNPRALAKAGYAPYRDMLRTVLRSAGALRADHILGLFRLWWIPGGSKASAGTYVAYDHEAMVGILCLEAHRAGAVVVGEDLGVFEPWVRDYLADRGILGTSVMWFEQENGGPLPPEKYRHLTMASVGTHDMPPTAGYLAGEHVDLRERLGLLTEPVEVVRRRARAEREVFVRVLVERGLVREDASEREIVEAMHRYLRQTPSALFGVQLVDMVGERRSQNQPGTDQEYPNWKVPLGDANGNPILLEDLFDSQRLRSLIEALNA; translated from the coding sequence GTGACCCAGACGACGCCGCCCGACGAGATTCCCGCCGAGCTCCGGGAGCTCTCGCACGTGCACGGGGTGCGCACCGAGTTCTACGGCTTCGACGGCACGCCGGTCCAGGTGCGCGCCTCGACGCTCGTCGCGGTCCTGGAGGCGCTCGGCGTCCCCGCGACCACGCGCAACCAGGTCCAGATGTCCCTCGCGCTCGCCCGCGACGACGAGTGGCGCCAGGCGCTGCCGCCCACCGTCGTCGTCCGCCAGGGCATCGACGCCACCGTGCCCGTCCACGTCACCGACGGCTCCACGGTCCAGGTCTGGGTCGAGCTCGACGGCGCGGAGCCGCTCGCGGCGCGGCGCGGCCATCGCGAGCGCCGCGACCTGCCGCAGGTCGAGCACTACGTCGAGCCGCGCATGGTGGACGGGCGCCGCATCGGGCGCGCGACCTTCGCCGTCCCGGCCGACCTGCCGCTCGGCTGGCACACGCTGCACGCCACGTCCGACGGCGCGGAGGCGAAGACCACCCTCGTCGTGACGCCGCAGCGCCTCACGCTGCCGCCCGCCGTCGAGCAGGGGCAGGTCTGGGGGCTGCTGGTGCAGCTCTACTCGGTGCGCTCGCGCACCTCGTGGGGGCTGGGCGACCTCGCCGACCTCGCCGACATCGCCTGGCTGGCCGCGCACCGTGGCGGCGCCGACTTCGTCGCGATCAACCCGCTCGCGGCCGCCGAGCCCACGGTGCCGATGACGCCGTCGCCCTACCTGCCCACCTCGCGCCGGTTCCTCAACCCGATCTACGTGCGCGTCGAGGACATCCTGGAGACGGCGTACCTCTCGGCCGCCGACCGCTCGCTGGTCGAGTGGGCCGCCGAGCCGGTGCGTGACCGGGCCACGGACCCGGGCCCCATCGACCGCGACGCCGTCTGGGAGGCCAAGAAGGCCGCCCTCGAGGTCGTGTTCACGGCCCCGCGGCGTGCCGCCCGTCAGGCCGCCTACGAGGAGTTCGTCACCGAGCAGGGCGCCGGCCTGCGCGACTTCGCCACCTGGTGCGCGATCACCGAGCACCTGGCCGGCAAGGACTGGCCGCGCGAGCTGTCCACCCCGGACGCGCCCGCCGTGCGCGCGCTGCGCGAGCGGCTGCGCGAGCGCGTCGAGTTCCACATGTGGTTGCAGTGGGTGGCAGACGAGCAGAAGACGGTCGCGCAGCGGACGGCGCGTGAGGCCGGGATGAAGATCGGCATCATGCACGACCTCGCCGTCGGCGTGCACCCCGAGGGTGCCGACGCGTGGGCGAACGGCGCCTACCTGGCCCGCGGCGTCGAGGTCGGCGCCCCGCCGGACATGTACAACCAGCAGGGGCAGAACTGGTCGCAGCCGCCGTGGAACCCCCGCGCGCTCGCCAAGGCCGGGTACGCCCCCTACCGCGACATGCTGCGCACGGTGCTGCGCTCCGCGGGCGCGCTGCGCGCCGACCACATCCTCGGCCTGTTCCGGCTGTGGTGGATCCCGGGCGGCTCGAAGGCGTCCGCCGGCACGTACGTCGCGTACGACCACGAGGCGATGGTGGGCATCCTGTGCCTGGAGGCGCACCGGGCCGGCGCCGTCGTCGTCGGCGAGGACCTGGGCGTGTTCGAGCCGTGGGTGCGCGACTACCTCGCCGACCGCGGCATCCTCGGCACGTCGGTCATGTGGTTCGAGCAGGAGAACGGCGGGCCGCTGCCCCCCGAGAAGTACCGGCACCTGACCATGGCGTCCGTGGGCACGCACGACATGCCGCCGACCGCCGGGTACCTCGCCGGCGAGCACGTGGACCTGCGCGAGCGGCTCGGGCTGCTCACCGAGCCGGTCGAGGTCGTCCGCCGCCGTGCCCGCGCCGAGCGCGAGGTCTTCGTGCGGGTACTGGTCGAGCGTGGGCTCGTGCGCGAGGACGCCTCGGAGCGCGAGATCGTCGAGGCCATGCACCGGTACCTGCGCCAGACGCCGTCGGCGCTGTTCGGCGTCCAGCTCGTCGACATGGTGGGGGAGCGGCGGTCGCAGAACCAGCCCGGCACCGACCAGGAGTACCCGAACTGGAAGGTGCCGCTGGGCGACGCTAACGGCAACCCGATCCTCCTGGAGGACCTCTTCGACAGCCAGCGCCTGCGCAGCCTCATCGAGGCGCTGAACGCCTGA